From Aquificota bacterium, one genomic window encodes:
- a CDS encoding fumarate hydratase, translating into MREIHYEQIVEAVKKIAIKANYEIPEDVELAYQIALKREESELGKEVLQQILLNIRAAREEQMAYCQDTGVAVVFVDIGQDVHVVGGSLEDAINEGVRRAYTEGYLRASMVYDPVFERKNTKDNTPAVIHYRVVPGDKLRLIFAPKGAGSENTSRLAMLKPADGWEGVKRFILETVKLAGPNACPPFTVGVGIGGNFEYCALLAKRALLRPVGERSQDPVARRIEEELIEEINKIGWGPMGFGGTVTAVDVKVELYPCHIASLPVAVNIQCHASRHAEIEL; encoded by the coding sequence ATGCGAGAAATACACTATGAACAGATAGTAGAGGCAGTAAAAAAGATAGCCATAAAGGCAAACTATGAAATTCCGGAGGATGTAGAACTTGCCTATCAGATTGCCTTAAAAAGAGAGGAGTCAGAACTGGGAAAGGAAGTCTTGCAACAGATCCTTTTAAACATAAGGGCAGCAAGGGAAGAGCAGATGGCCTACTGTCAGGATACGGGCGTGGCTGTAGTCTTTGTGGATATAGGCCAAGATGTGCATGTGGTAGGTGGTTCCTTAGAAGATGCCATAAACGAAGGTGTTAGAAGGGCATACACGGAGGGCTACCTTAGGGCTTCTATGGTCTATGACCCAGTCTTTGAGAGGAAGAACACAAAGGACAATACACCCGCCGTTATACACTACAGGGTTGTGCCGGGAGACAAGCTAAGGCTTATCTTTGCACCAAAGGGTGCTGGGTCAGAAAACACATCACGCCTTGCCATGCTAAAGCCTGCAGACGGCTGGGAAGGTGTAAAGAGATTTATACTTGAGACGGTAAAACTGGCAGGTCCCAATGCCTGCCCACCTTTCACGGTGGGTGTGGGCATAGGTGGAAACTTTGAATACTGCGCCCTTCTTGCCAAGAGGGCCCTCTTGAGGCCTGTGGGAGAAAGGAGTCAAGACCCAGTGGCAAGGAGGATAGAGGAGGAGCTAATAGAGGAGATAAACAAGATAGGTTGGGGTCCCATGGGCTTTGGAGGAACGGTGACCGCTGTGGATGTAAAGGTGGAGCTATACCCCTGCCACATAGCTTCCTTGCCTGTGGCCGTTAATATTCAGTGCCACGCCAGCAGGCATGCAGAGATAGAACTGTGA
- a CDS encoding TIGR04219 family outer membrane beta-barrel protein, producing the protein MKKLILTSAVLLPTFSFAISVEGSIGVWNQDPSGYISYKGDQIDVDSNLRYGKKTRPMGRLKIDMPSILPNIYLMATPSRFEAIGQKDASFTFGGRTYNANVPFYSKTRLDHYDIALYYGIPGLKKLTNGVLSAELGINVRIMDLYAKVEQNGTSESKSVTVPIPMLYTGLQIRPVNLLSIEGELRGVAYNSNHYYDLIGRLKVKPVKHVFLAGGYRYQELKIDVSDVKSKVKLQGPFAEAGFEF; encoded by the coding sequence ATGAAAAAACTCATCTTAACTTCAGCCGTCCTTTTGCCTACCTTTAGCTTTGCCATCAGTGTGGAGGGAAGCATTGGAGTGTGGAACCAAGACCCAAGCGGCTACATAAGCTACAAGGGAGACCAGATTGACGTAGACAGCAATTTAAGGTATGGCAAAAAGACAAGGCCCATGGGCAGGCTAAAGATTGATATGCCTTCCATCTTGCCCAACATATACCTTATGGCAACACCCAGCAGGTTTGAGGCAATAGGCCAAAAGGATGCAAGCTTTACCTTTGGTGGTAGAACTTATAATGCTAATGTGCCATTCTACTCCAAAACAAGGCTTGACCACTACGATATAGCCCTCTACTATGGAATACCCGGCCTAAAGAAGCTAACAAATGGAGTACTTTCTGCAGAACTTGGCATAAATGTAAGAATTATGGACCTTTATGCCAAAGTAGAACAGAATGGCACATCAGAATCAAAAAGCGTAACCGTTCCAATTCCTATGCTATACACAGGCTTGCAGATAAGACCTGTAAATCTACTCAGCATAGAGGGTGAGCTAAGGGGCGTGGCCTACAATTCCAACCACTATTATGACCTAATCGGCAGGCTAAAGGTAAAGCCTGTTAAGCATGTCTTTTTGGCTGGTGGCTACAGGTATCAGGAGCTTAAAATAGACGTTTCGGATGTAAAATCCAAGGTTAAGCTGCAAGGGCCTTTTGCAGAAGCTGGCTTTGAGTTTTAA
- a CDS encoding CoA-binding protein, with protein sequence MEKNWNVGTVYLNDRTRILVMGITGREASQVVAESEALYPGFIVAGVTPGKGGSEVAGKPVYNTVREALEKHPEINTGIVYVPPASVKDAVIELVDAGIKLIYIITEHVPIRDTVYFYHYAKERGVIIVGPTSLGCMMPWVPARIGAIGGKNPSIAYEKGGLVILSKSGGLTTTTAEMFKRRGWGVYMALALGGDVISCTTFADALENIADDPNVKGVIIQGEVGGSYEEKAAETILRLWKEGKWNKPVAAFVAGRFQEKLEGVSFGHAGAIVERGKGKATDKIKAFNEVGKITGLVKVAEFYHDLVHCIEELGVPRDFEDTTPEGRVKPLYSTIDEETCQFKG encoded by the coding sequence ATGGAGAAAAATTGGAATGTGGGCACCGTATATCTTAACGATAGGACAAGGATACTTGTTATGGGTATCACTGGAAGGGAGGCTTCTCAAGTTGTGGCTGAGTCGGAAGCTCTATACCCGGGATTTATAGTGGCTGGTGTAACACCCGGTAAGGGCGGTTCTGAAGTGGCAGGAAAGCCAGTGTATAACACGGTAAGAGAAGCCCTTGAAAAGCACCCAGAGATAAACACGGGAATAGTGTATGTGCCTCCGGCCTCTGTGAAAGATGCGGTCATTGAGCTTGTGGATGCGGGTATAAAGCTCATATACATAATCACCGAGCATGTGCCTATAAGGGACACAGTTTATTTCTACCACTACGCAAAGGAAAGGGGCGTTATCATAGTAGGTCCCACATCCCTTGGTTGCATGATGCCTTGGGTGCCAGCAAGGATAGGAGCCATAGGCGGAAAGAACCCATCCATAGCCTACGAAAAGGGTGGTCTTGTAATCCTTTCCAAGTCTGGAGGTCTTACAACTACCACTGCGGAGATGTTCAAAAGAAGGGGTTGGGGTGTTTATATGGCCCTTGCCTTGGGCGGTGACGTGATCTCTTGCACCACCTTTGCTGATGCCTTGGAAAACATTGCAGATGACCCAAATGTAAAGGGTGTGATAATACAAGGTGAGGTGGGCGGGTCCTACGAGGAGAAGGCTGCGGAGACCATCTTAAGGCTTTGGAAGGAAGGAAAGTGGAACAAGCCAGTGGCTGCCTTTGTGGCCGGAAGGTTCCAAGAGAAGCTTGAGGGTGTGTCCTTTGGACATGCGGGTGCCATAGTGGAAAGGGGTAAAGGAAAGGCTACAGACAAGATAAAGGCTTTTAACGAAGTTGGGAAGATTACAGGCCTTGTAAAAGTGGCGGAGTTCTACCACGACCTTGTGCATTGCATTGAGGAGCTTGGAGTTCCAAGAGACTTTGAAGACACCACACCAGAAGGAAGGGTAAAGCCCCTATACTCTACCATTGACGAAGAGACCTGCCAGTTTAAAGGCTAA
- a CDS encoding lytic transglycosylase domain-containing protein: MIFLILLLLLTSHAFSFYHCFFDAGERYKVDPVLLIAIAKSESGFNPRAINTNKNGTKDYGIMQINSYWLERYKIPKEWIFEPCYNIHFGAMVLRKCLDQSPNIAVAVDCYNKGNKAKGYGAYVERVFRNYKKYYTMLK; the protein is encoded by the coding sequence ATGATATTTTTAATCTTACTGCTTTTGCTTACCTCTCATGCCTTTTCTTTTTATCATTGCTTTTTTGATGCGGGAGAAAGGTACAAGGTTGACCCTGTGCTTCTCATAGCCATCGCCAAAAGCGAAAGTGGCTTTAACCCAAGGGCCATAAACACAAACAAAAACGGCACAAAGGACTACGGCATTATGCAGATAAACTCCTACTGGCTTGAAAGGTACAAAATACCAAAGGAGTGGATCTTTGAACCTTGCTACAACATACATTTTGGGGCCATGGTGTTAAGGAAATGCTTAGACCAAAGCCCAAACATAGCCGTGGCCGTAGATTGCTATAACAAAGGGAACAAGGCCAAGGGCTATGGTGCCTATGTGGAAAGGGTATTTAGAAATTACAAAAAGTATTACACTATGTTAAAATAA
- the argF gene encoding ornithine carbamoyltransferase, translating into MKRNFVDLWDISPEEGWEIIRWAKAIKEGIDKGKYLQGKNLALYFTKPSTRTRVSFEVAINQLGGHAIFLQEGNLQVARGEDLKDTARTLSRYLDGIIIRTDSHKKLEEFAKYADIPVINALTDMSHPCQILSDVFTLYEAFGEDIKNIKIAYVGDGNNVCNTWLVGAGLFGLNLFVATPEGYEPSSLYYQAGEDLCKITGGSVYLTTNPIEAVKEAHVVYTDVWVSMNQDRNEEKIQALMPYQVNSSLLSHARPEVKVMHCLPAKKGEEITEEVFEAYADFIFTQAENRLHAQKALFKFLFS; encoded by the coding sequence ATGAAAAGGAACTTTGTGGACCTTTGGGACATAAGCCCAGAGGAAGGGTGGGAAATAATAAGATGGGCGAAGGCTATAAAAGAGGGTATAGATAAGGGGAAATACCTACAGGGCAAAAATTTAGCACTATACTTTACCAAGCCTTCTACAAGGACAAGAGTATCCTTTGAGGTAGCCATAAACCAGCTTGGAGGCCATGCCATCTTTTTACAGGAAGGAAACCTACAGGTGGCAAGAGGAGAGGACCTGAAGGACACTGCCAGAACCCTTTCAAGGTACTTGGACGGCATAATCATAAGGACAGATTCTCATAAAAAGCTGGAGGAATTTGCCAAGTATGCAGACATTCCTGTTATAAACGCCCTAACCGATATGTCCCATCCCTGCCAGATATTGAGCGATGTTTTTACCCTTTATGAGGCCTTTGGAGAAGATATAAAAAACATAAAAATAGCCTACGTGGGAGATGGAAACAACGTATGCAACACATGGCTTGTGGGTGCAGGCCTTTTTGGCCTAAACCTTTTTGTAGCCACACCCGAGGGTTATGAGCCAAGCAGTCTATACTATCAGGCGGGGGAAGACCTTTGTAAGATAACTGGCGGAAGCGTATACCTTACAACAAACCCCATTGAGGCAGTGAAAGAAGCCCATGTAGTGTATACAGATGTCTGGGTAAGCATGAACCAAGATAGGAATGAGGAAAAGATCCAAGCTTTAATGCCTTATCAGGTAAATTCCAGCCTACTTTCTCATGCAAGGCCAGAGGTAAAAGTCATGCATTGCCTTCCGGCCAAAAAGGGAGAGGAGATAACAGAGGAAGTTTTTGAAGCTTATGCGGACTTTATATTTACACAGGCCGAGAATAGACTACATGCCCAAAAGGCTTTGTTTAAATTTCTATTCTCTTAA
- the lpxE gene encoding lipid A 1-phosphatase LpxE yields MNVEDFSLNIELFYLINHTRHPLLDEFFRYFYVLGKGYILIPIVIYLAFLKREKLKPFILALVLESALVHILKFAFKAPRPASMLKDVYLLEPLYHKSFPSGDTAMAFLLACFFSQGASTPIKILLFVYAFLIAYGRMYLGVHFPMDVLVGAIIGVLSCKFFIRRQMFKFFHKKEQSP; encoded by the coding sequence ATTAACGTAGAGGACTTTAGCCTTAATATAGAGCTTTTTTATTTAATAAATCACACAAGACATCCTTTGCTTGATGAGTTTTTCAGATATTTTTATGTACTTGGAAAGGGCTACATACTTATTCCTATTGTCATTTATTTGGCTTTTTTAAAAAGAGAGAAATTAAAGCCCTTTATACTTGCCCTTGTTTTGGAAAGTGCCTTAGTGCATATTCTCAAGTTCGCCTTTAAGGCTCCAAGGCCTGCAAGCATGCTAAAGGATGTATATCTACTTGAACCTTTATATCATAAGTCCTTTCCGTCGGGTGATACTGCCATGGCCTTTCTCCTTGCCTGCTTTTTCTCTCAGGGAGCTTCAACCCCTATAAAAATACTTCTCTTTGTTTATGCCTTTTTAATAGCTTACGGGAGGATGTATTTGGGTGTGCATTTTCCCATGGATGTGCTTGTGGGAGCTATTATAGGTGTTTTAAGCTGTAAATTTTTTATAAGAAGGCAAATGTTTAAATTTTTTCACAAAAAGGAACAAAGCCCGTAA
- a CDS encoding MBL fold metallo-hydrolase produces the protein MRMIKVLLIFLTLAFAMAPEMKLKRVHGNIYMVRGVDALPSVENRGFMSNAFAVLTKEGWVVIDALSTPELSKEFVDNLMRVKKAPIKYAIITHYHPDHWYGARTYKELGAKIIAHKRLLEFYQSGEANTVLNANKERFKGLFENVVLVPPNMVVEDRLTLKVGGETFEILSMAPAHTDNDLVVYMPSQKVLFTGDLVYQNRIPFMGDRSASSKGLIKALERIKSMDAKLLLGGHNEPMDMSAVDFTLGYVKFLRENIKKLKEEGKSIDEIKEILKNNPYSKAVMYEAFHNANLFKVDAELDMEE, from the coding sequence ATGAGGATGATAAAGGTTCTTTTGATTTTTCTAACCCTAGCCTTTGCTATGGCGCCAGAGATGAAGTTAAAGCGGGTGCATGGGAATATATACATGGTTAGGGGCGTGGATGCCCTACCTTCTGTGGAAAACAGAGGCTTTATGTCCAACGCCTTTGCCGTGCTTACAAAGGAAGGATGGGTTGTTATAGATGCCCTGTCTACTCCAGAGCTTTCTAAGGAGTTTGTAGATAACCTTATGAGGGTAAAAAAGGCACCTATAAAGTATGCCATTATTACACATTACCATCCGGACCACTGGTATGGTGCAAGGACCTACAAAGAGCTTGGTGCAAAGATAATAGCCCACAAAAGGCTTTTGGAATTCTATCAGTCTGGAGAGGCTAACACGGTTCTTAATGCAAACAAGGAAAGGTTTAAAGGGCTTTTTGAAAATGTTGTTTTGGTTCCACCAAATATGGTTGTGGAAGATAGGCTTACGCTAAAGGTTGGAGGAGAGACCTTTGAAATCCTTTCTATGGCTCCTGCTCACACGGACAACGACCTTGTGGTCTATATGCCATCTCAAAAAGTGCTTTTTACCGGAGACCTTGTTTACCAAAATAGAATACCCTTTATGGGAGACAGGAGCGCAAGCTCAAAAGGCCTTATAAAAGCCCTTGAAAGGATAAAGAGTATGGATGCAAAGCTTCTTTTAGGAGGGCATAACGAACCCATGGATATGTCCGCAGTAGATTTTACCCTTGGCTATGTAAAGTTTTTAAGGGAGAATATAAAGAAGCTAAAAGAGGAGGGCAAGAGCATAGACGAAATAAAAGAAATTCTCAAGAACAATCCTTATAGCAAGGCTGTTATGTATGAAGCATTTCATAACGCTAACCTCTTCAAAGTGGATGCCGAGCTTGATATGGAAGAGTAA